The genomic segment ATAATCGTACAGGCGATACGTAATATCCGACGACTGCTGAATTTCTGCAAGCAAAATGCCCGGTCCGGTAGCATGAACACGACCTGCCGGAATAAAGAACACATCCCCGGCAAGGGCTTTTTCTACATTCAGAATTTCCTTTAATGTTTTTTGCTCAAGATGCTTTTTATACGTAAACAGGTCTGTTTCTTTCTTGAAACCGCAAATAACTTCGGCATCTTTATCGGCTTCAAGAATGTACCACATTTCTGTTTTGCCCAGACTGTCGTGGCGTTTCATCGCTATTTCATCATCGGGATGAACCTGTATGCTCAACCAGTCCTCTGAATTGATAAATTTTATCAGTATCGGAAACTCAAGCCCAAAGCGGTCAAACACGCTGTCGCCCACCAGATCGCCCATGTAAATTTCAATGAGTTCGCTGAGCAGGTGGTCTTTCAGGAAACCGTTCTCAACTACCGATTCTTTGTCTTCAACACCCGAAAGTGCCCACAGTTCACCACAATTATATAAGGGTGAAAAATCTTTTCCGAGAACGGTACGTATTTTTTGTCCGCCCCAGATTTTATCGAGGTACAGCGGTTTGAATTTCAGTGGATACAATTCATTCATAATAGCTTGCTTTTATGTTTGCAAAGGTACACTAATTATCATTTTCGTGAATGTTTCGTCTTCTTTCAAGCAATAGTGAAAACACATGCTTTTTTTCGTATTTTTGTCCTGAAAACAGGGCTTTTTGCCTTCAAAAATACCGCATAAAAAATGGCTAAGTCAAATAAAGATAAGGAATTATTCAATGATTTTCCGCCCGTAAGTACCGAGCGCTGGGAAGAACAGATTACCAAAGATCTGAAAGGCGCCGATTACGATAAGAAGCTTGTATGGAAACCTTCTGAAGGATTGAATATCAAGCCGTATTACCGTGCTGAAGACCTGAAAAACAAAGATTATCTGAATACCCTGCCGGGAAGTTTTCCCTTCATTCGCGGAAACAATTCAAAAAGTAATACCTGGGAAATCAGACAGGAAATTGTAGTCAATGATATTGCCGAAGCGAATAAAATGGCGTTGAATGCCATTGAACGCGGTGCCGAGGGCATCAGCTTCCGCCTCAAATTTCTGAGCTCCGAAGAAGAACTTGGGAAATTGCTTGATGGAATTGACCTTACAAAAACAGGTCTTCATTTCAGTGCAGTTTATTCGTTCACAATTTTGTGCGATATGCTGCTCGATGTTTTGAAGAAACGGAAAATCAATCCAGCGAAAGTGCATGGTTCATTTAATTTCGATTCATTAGGCTATTGCCTGTTGCACGGACAGTTCTTCAATACACGTGAAGATAATTATCAGGAAGCCCTTTCAATATTTAAAATTGTTTCGGAAACACTTACCGGATTCAGGATTATCAATGTGAAAGCATCCCAGTTTCACAACGGAGGTGCAAGCATTGTTCAGGAACTGGGATTTGCACTGGCTGCCGGAAATGAATATCTGGCTACCCTTACAGGCCTTGGGCTTGATGTTGATGAGGTGTGTAAGCGTATGCAGTTCACGTTTTCCGTTGGGTCCGATTATTTTCTTGAGATTGCCAAGATTCGCGCTGCACGCCTGCTATGGGCGCGCATTGTGGAACAGTATGAACCTGACAGCGAAAGTGCCGGCTGTGCCTATATTCACACAATCACTTCGCTCTGGAATAAAACACTGTACGACCCCTACGTAAATATTTTACGCGGAACCACCGAAACCATGTCGGCTGCCATTGCCGGTACCGATGCAATGACGGTACTTCCGCTCGATATTGCCTACCGCGATGCCGATGAGTTCTCCGGCCGTCTGTCGCGTAACACCCAGATTGTACTCCGTGAAGAAACTCATCTTGACAAGGTTGTCGATGCAGCCTCCGGTTCTTATTATATTGAAAATCTTA from the Bacteroidota bacterium genome contains:
- a CDS encoding type I phosphomannose isomerase catalytic subunit, which produces MNELYPLKFKPLYLDKIWGGQKIRTVLGKDFSPLYNCGELWALSGVEDKESVVENGFLKDHLLSELIEIYMGDLVGDSVFDRFGLEFPILIKFINSEDWLSIQVHPDDEIAMKRHDSLGKTEMWYILEADKDAEVICGFKKETDLFTYKKHLEQKTLKEILNVEKALAGDVFFIPAGRVHATGPGILLAEIQQSSDITYRLYDYDRLTPEGMLRELHTESALDVIDFKAYPSYKSHVNPENNDVRVLAESPHFSVSLLEFDKLQELDYAAVDSFVAYLCLEGSFDIIYNEGEKVSVEKAEAVLIPAELKNIQLQPSVKSRILEIMIDGEQEKSL
- a CDS encoding methylmalonyl-CoA mutase family protein: MAKSNKDKELFNDFPPVSTERWEEQITKDLKGADYDKKLVWKPSEGLNIKPYYRAEDLKNKDYLNTLPGSFPFIRGNNSKSNTWEIRQEIVVNDIAEANKMALNAIERGAEGISFRLKFLSSEEELGKLLDGIDLTKTGLHFSAVYSFTILCDMLLDVLKKRKINPAKVHGSFNFDSLGYCLLHGQFFNTREDNYQEALSIFKIVSETLTGFRIINVKASQFHNGGASIVQELGFALAAGNEYLATLTGLGLDVDEVCKRMQFTFSVGSDYFLEIAKIRAARLLWARIVEQYEPDSESAGCAYIHTITSLWNKTLYDPYVNILRGTTETMSAAIAGTDAMTVLPLDIAYRDADEFSGRLSRNTQIVLREETHLDKVVDAASGSYYIENLTDSIAELAWKLFLDVEDLGGMGNALESGFVKSEIMKTRIQRDMDIAMRKSPILGTSIFPNLNESMLNQIQRVEEVGSKGGLQIYRAAHAFEDLRLATEAWVQDGGVRPKVFVLTYGNLAMRKARATFSANFFGVAGYTVLEEKEFNNIDWMLNAVQQESADIVVICSSDEDYGKYADEIATALKKKDKDIQVVIAGNPKDLIEPLKKAGVDEFIHVRSNVLETLRKFHKHIGI